From the Candidatus Peregrinibacteria bacterium genome, one window contains:
- a CDS encoding response regulator transcription factor has translation MNPKKILIIEDNEDLVELYKTAFSAEGFDVRSKGNGMDGIVQAPEFRPDVILLDIMMPQMDGFEVLSAIRNNSSMNVFIAINSNLSRQQDIDLAKRLGANVYLQKSEYGPTELVEKIQSLLKGEVQEENPLSVCGEACSPLLPPEVQQFFLIQRMEESDNTTILHVEEKNIPLLLHGQTLSFQNFLPIKKMQGGSVFGRNLLLLVQSRQWVSPSGDTILTRRIVSLPSGGLSVAVVPV, from the coding sequence ATGAATCCCAAAAAAATTCTCATCATTGAAGATAACGAAGATCTTGTCGAGCTCTATAAAACTGCTTTTAGTGCGGAAGGTTTCGATGTTCGTTCAAAGGGAAACGGAATGGACGGCATTGTACAGGCACCTGAATTCCGTCCCGATGTTATTCTCCTCGATATCATGATGCCGCAGATGGATGGTTTTGAGGTGTTGAGTGCTATTCGTAATAATTCTTCTATGAATGTTTTTATTGCTATTAACAGCAATCTCAGTCGACAACAAGATATTGATCTTGCAAAGCGTCTTGGGGCAAATGTCTATTTACAAAAATCAGAATATGGTCCTACAGAACTTGTGGAAAAGATACAATCTCTTTTAAAGGGAGAAGTTCAGGAGGAAAATCCACTCTCTGTTTGTGGTGAGGCGTGTTCACCTCTTTTACCACCAGAAGTACAACAATTTTTTCTCATTCAACGAATGGAAGAATCGGACAATACGACTATTCTTCATGTGGAAGAAAAAAATATTCCTCTTCTTTTACATGGGCAAACCTTGTCGTTTCAAAATTTTTTACCAATTAAAAAAATGCAAGGTGGGAGTGTTTTTGGAAGAAATCTGCTTCTCCTTGTGCAATCTCGCCAATGGGTTTCTCCATCTGGAGATACGATATTAACGCGTCGCATTGTTTCTCTTCCTAGTGGAGGGCTTTCTGTTGCGGTGGTTCCTGTTTAA
- a CDS encoding type II secretion system protein has product MKYYDTSLNKKGFTLLEILLVVAAIAILAGIVILAINPGKQLAETRNAQRRSDVNTILNAVYQYAIDNKGTIPSVITTTQTEICADPSGTCTGLVDFDTLVLNEKYIVGIPSDPTGASGNGAGYEIVKSANGRVTVSAPDAEEGETIAVTR; this is encoded by the coding sequence ATGAAATACTATGATACCTCGTTAAACAAAAAAGGGTTCACCCTCCTTGAAATTCTTCTCGTTGTTGCCGCCATTGCTATTCTTGCAGGAATTGTTATTTTGGCGATTAACCCAGGGAAACAGCTCGCCGAAACACGAAATGCTCAACGCCGATCAGATGTGAACACCATTTTGAACGCCGTATACCAGTATGCCATTGATAACAAAGGAACGATTCCGTCAGTTATTACAACAACCCAAACCGAGATTTGCGCCGACCCCTCTGGAACCTGCACAGGACTCGTCGATTTTGATACACTTGTCCTCAATGAAAAATACATTGTTGGTATTCCAAGCGACCCAACCGGAGCTTCTGGAAATGGTGCTGGATACGAAATTGTAAAATCTGCGAATGGACGTGTCACTGTTAGTGCTCCAGATGCAGAAGAAGGCGAAACTATTGCCGTAACACGATAA
- the serS gene encoding serine--tRNA ligase — protein sequence MLDIRLLREQSEKIQSALTRKGIPDNTVARLLEIDEKRREFMVHCDEFRSRQNAENKRIPTLFGAEKELALAEMKMVSASLKKAEEELRAVQSFYDDLLNTLPNPPFSDVPDGGEEDFVVMKEWGDIPEFSFSPKEHWEIAERLGILDMERGAKVSGSRFYFLREELAILQMALMNWAFLEIQKLGFSPTIPPFLTRKEAIFGTGYLQKDENYVVNPGVDDLYLIGTSEVPLASYYAGEILEEEEMPKKFAGYSPCFRREAGSYGKDTKGILRVHQFEKIEMVALCLPEESFSIHEQMREAEETLLQKLGIPYRLVLIAAGDLGSSAAKKYDIEAWLPGQGRYREVTSTSNCTDFQARRLNIRIRQKNGEIVMAHTLNGTAVSSRPLVAILENFQHEDGSVDIPKVLHPFTGGLTRISLKK from the coding sequence ATGCTCGATATTCGCCTTCTTCGGGAACAGTCCGAAAAAATACAATCCGCCCTTACTCGAAAAGGTATTCCTGATAATACAGTCGCTCGTCTTCTTGAAATTGATGAGAAGCGTCGTGAGTTTATGGTGCATTGTGATGAATTTCGTTCTCGTCAAAATGCGGAGAATAAACGTATTCCAACCCTTTTTGGTGCGGAAAAAGAGTTGGCACTTGCGGAGATGAAGATGGTTTCGGCATCACTCAAAAAAGCGGAGGAAGAATTGCGAGCGGTACAATCTTTCTATGATGATCTTCTCAACACCCTTCCAAATCCACCATTTTCTGATGTGCCCGATGGAGGAGAAGAAGATTTTGTAGTAATGAAAGAATGGGGAGACATTCCTGAATTTTCTTTTTCTCCCAAAGAACATTGGGAAATTGCCGAACGTCTTGGAATTCTCGATATGGAGCGAGGAGCAAAAGTTTCTGGTTCGCGTTTTTATTTTCTTCGGGAAGAACTTGCCATTCTCCAAATGGCACTCATGAACTGGGCTTTTCTCGAAATTCAAAAACTCGGTTTTTCTCCTACTATTCCTCCATTTCTCACTCGAAAAGAGGCTATTTTTGGAACGGGGTATCTTCAAAAAGATGAAAACTATGTGGTGAATCCTGGGGTGGATGATCTTTATCTTATTGGGACGAGTGAGGTTCCTCTTGCGAGTTATTACGCTGGAGAAATTCTCGAGGAAGAGGAGATGCCAAAAAAGTTCGCGGGATATTCTCCGTGTTTTCGCAGGGAAGCAGGAAGCTATGGAAAAGACACAAAAGGGATTTTACGAGTACATCAGTTTGAGAAAATCGAAATGGTGGCACTTTGTCTTCCTGAAGAGTCTTTTTCTATTCACGAGCAAATGCGAGAAGCAGAGGAAACGCTTCTTCAAAAACTCGGAATTCCCTATCGGTTGGTGCTTATTGCTGCTGGAGATCTTGGTTCGAGTGCGGCAAAAAAATATGACATTGAAGCGTGGCTTCCAGGGCAGGGGAGATATCGTGAGGTAACGAGTACATCAAATTGCACCGATTTTCAGGCACGTCGTTTGAATATCCGTATTCGCCAAAAAAATGGAGAAATTGTTATGGCACACACACTCAACGGCACAGCAGTTTCAAGCCGTCCGCTTGTTGCTATTCTCGAAAATTTTCAGCACGAAGATGGATCGGTCGATATTCCAAAAGTTCTCCATCCATTTACTGGTGGTCTCACGAGAATCTCCCTAAAAAAATAA
- the rpmC gene encoding 50S ribosomal protein L29: MKTTQQIRDLSDNEIRNEILRTEHHLVGLRMKIVTSQEKDTSKKGKFKKYIARLKTILNERSIGFSATL, encoded by the coding sequence ATGAAAACAACTCAACAAATTCGGGACCTCTCTGATAATGAAATCCGTAATGAAATTTTGCGGACAGAGCATCACCTTGTGGGACTCCGTATGAAAATTGTCACCTCACAAGAGAAAGACACCTCTAAAAAGGGAAAATTTAAAAAGTATATTGCTCGTCTCAAAACTATTTTGAATGAGCGTTCCATTGGTTTTTCTGCCACTCTATGA
- a CDS encoding prepilin-type N-terminal cleavage/methylation domain-containing protein, which yields MFCFYAPINSIRSTQKNGGFTLVEALLSIALLAVLLQGSSMLFLESIRTRAKLQSVAEVDSQGTQILHVITEEIRNAESIVSPNSGASSSSLTIFANAQNTIFVPFGTTLVMAEGAHPFAALNSSRVQIESITFENRSRTGTPGTLHISLTLSHYNPENRAEFDVTKTFTASASLRTP from the coding sequence ATTTTCTGTTTTTATGCCCCAATAAACAGCATAAGGAGTACTCAAAAAAATGGCGGATTTACTCTGGTAGAAGCACTTCTTTCTATTGCGCTTCTCGCTGTTCTTTTACAGGGATCCTCCATGCTTTTTTTGGAATCAATTCGAACGCGCGCAAAACTGCAATCAGTTGCCGAAGTAGATTCTCAGGGGACGCAAATTCTTCATGTTATTACCGAGGAAATACGTAATGCAGAGAGCATTGTTTCTCCAAATTCTGGAGCAAGCTCTTCATCTCTCACCATTTTTGCAAATGCGCAAAACACTATTTTTGTTCCGTTTGGAACAACACTCGTTATGGCAGAAGGTGCTCATCCATTTGCGGCACTCAATTCTTCTCGAGTTCAAATTGAGAGCATCACCTTTGAAAACCGATCACGCACTGGCACTCCCGGAACTCTTCACATCTCCCTTACGCTCTCGCATTACAACCCAGAAAATCGAGCAGAATTTGATGTAACCAAAACATTTACCGCTTCCGCCAGCCTTCGCACTCCATGA
- a CDS encoding HAMP domain-containing histidine kinase, whose amino-acid sequence MANKRTPKEKERSFIDLLRFWQNLPVTFFGITLSGALVLSLFLAIEDTLYAQNEKYLHTLGEMVSSHFPAELLEKLQSSHNGVPEDISEIMRHVFAQSSDIYSLQILTKTNHSNELQVLFSDHRFDRDRNGDGSISESEEAVPVGRILSIEQSDWFLDAFTETKVNPDIVFDALGALRRVASPIFSFGTVNKRTNAIVLMEIDQKYHVQNLNAVRWHFLGIFLGIILLIILVSSFFAQQERIRHHLEQTNMLKDKFVGIVSHELRTPLTVIRGFIEFFHKEKYGPINRQQKSILEKIHRNASDLLHLVNDMLDIQKLEIGKMQFQKQTFLVSYLVENVVQDFQVICEEKQLSLDITHLNDASTPVFADPEKTREVLINLIGNAAKFTPEGGNIELSFSKSLRQGFLTISVKNTGVGIPPEEQERIFEKFHQVENKELGKAKGTGLGLSIAKEIVRQMDGEIWLTSEIGNGTTFFFTLPLSYESQKNSHH is encoded by the coding sequence GTGGCAAATAAGCGTACCCCAAAAGAGAAAGAAAGATCATTTATTGATCTTTTGCGTTTTTGGCAGAATCTTCCTGTGACATTTTTTGGAATCACTCTTTCAGGAGCTTTAGTACTTAGTCTTTTTCTTGCCATTGAAGATACGCTTTACGCGCAAAATGAAAAATATCTCCACACGCTTGGAGAAATGGTATCGTCACATTTTCCTGCAGAACTTCTTGAGAAACTGCAAAGCTCTCATAATGGTGTTCCGGAAGATATCTCTGAAATTATGCGCCATGTTTTTGCGCAAAGTTCAGACATCTATTCCCTTCAGATTCTTACGAAAACAAATCATTCTAACGAACTTCAGGTTCTTTTTTCTGATCATCGTTTTGATCGTGACCGAAATGGCGACGGTAGTATCTCCGAAAGTGAAGAAGCTGTTCCTGTTGGAAGGATTCTTTCGATAGAACAGTCCGATTGGTTTTTAGACGCCTTTACAGAGACAAAAGTAAATCCAGATATTGTTTTTGATGCTCTCGGTGCGCTTCGACGAGTGGCGTCTCCGATATTTTCTTTTGGTACTGTGAACAAACGAACAAATGCTATCGTTCTTATGGAAATTGACCAAAAATATCATGTTCAAAATCTCAATGCGGTTCGCTGGCATTTTCTTGGGATCTTCCTCGGCATCATTCTTTTGATTATCCTCGTTTCTTCTTTTTTTGCACAGCAAGAGCGGATTCGCCATCACTTAGAGCAAACAAACATGCTCAAAGATAAATTTGTGGGTATTGTCTCTCATGAGCTTCGAACACCACTAACGGTTATCCGTGGTTTTATTGAGTTTTTTCATAAAGAAAAATACGGTCCCATTAATCGTCAGCAGAAGAGTATTCTTGAAAAAATTCATCGAAACGCTTCCGACCTGCTCCATTTGGTAAATGACATGCTCGATATTCAAAAGCTGGAAATCGGAAAAATGCAATTTCAAAAACAGACTTTTCTCGTCTCGTATCTTGTGGAAAATGTTGTTCAAGATTTTCAGGTTATTTGTGAAGAAAAGCAACTTTCTCTTGATATTACTCATCTTAATGATGCCAGCACCCCTGTGTTTGCCGATCCTGAAAAAACGCGAGAAGTTCTCATAAATCTCATTGGAAATGCGGCAAAATTTACTCCAGAAGGAGGAAATATTGAGCTCTCCTTCAGCAAATCACTTCGTCAGGGGTTTCTCACAATTTCTGTAAAAAATACAGGAGTCGGCATTCCTCCTGAGGAACAAGAACGTATTTTTGAGAAATTTCATCAGGTCGAAAATAAGGAGCTAGGGAAGGCAAAGGGGACAGGGCTTGGGCTCAGTATTGCCAAGGAGATTGTTCGACAAATGGATGGCGAAATATGGCTTACCAGTGAAATAGGCAATGGAACCACTTTCTTTTTTACTCTTCCTCTCTCCTATGAATCCCAAAAAAATTCTCATCATTGA
- the rpsQ gene encoding 30S ribosomal protein S17, with protein sequence MRTKKGIVSKKSGDKTVVVTVHRYEMHPKYHKRYRVSKKFHAHDEGNTVQVGDEVVILETRPLSRLKRWRVVTSEEFSSLQQS encoded by the coding sequence ATGAGAACAAAAAAAGGAATCGTTTCTAAGAAATCTGGCGATAAAACAGTGGTGGTAACCGTTCATCGATATGAGATGCACCCGAAATATCACAAGAGATATCGCGTTTCAAAAAAGTTTCATGCACATGACGAAGGGAATACTGTGCAAGTAGGAGATGAAGTAGTTATCCTTGAGACACGTCCTCTCTCTCGCCTCAAACGTTGGCGAGTTGTGACATCAGAAGAATTTTCTTCACTTCAACAATCATGA
- the rplN gene encoding 50S ribosomal protein L14 yields the protein MIQVQTILSVADNTGAKEVMCIKVLGGSKRRYAGVGDIIVVTVKKATPKGIVKRKSVQKAVVVRQRRDVRRQDGSIIRFDENAVVIVNNAKDPRGTRVFGPVARELRAMGFQKIISQAPDVL from the coding sequence ATGATTCAAGTACAAACCATTCTGTCTGTTGCAGACAATACCGGCGCAAAAGAAGTGATGTGTATTAAAGTACTCGGCGGAAGTAAACGTCGATACGCAGGAGTGGGAGACATTATTGTCGTTACCGTAAAAAAGGCTACTCCAAAAGGCATTGTAAAACGGAAGTCTGTTCAAAAAGCAGTAGTAGTAAGACAGCGACGCGACGTTCGTCGTCAAGATGGATCCATCATTCGTTTCGATGAAAACGCTGTTGTCATTGTCAATAACGCAAAAGACCCTCGTGGAACTCGTGTTTTTGGTCCTGTTGCTCGTGAGCTTCGTGCAATGGGTTTTCAGAAAATTATCTCTCAAGCCCCTGATGTTCTTTAG
- a CDS encoding type II secretion system F family protein — MSQKHKKEEDQKRGLNIFSRIGIAEDQENLLENLSMLVESGMDIPETLRSIATEMRTPQMKRMMMQAEEDIENGLPVWKALEETNILPPHIIALLRIGEESGRLPKNLKMVALQQQKQRMLLSRVRSSLAYPMIVLFLSLFIGVGISWFILPRLSVVFSQLKIDLPFVTSLFIGFGTFLGKYGNIAIPAFLLVFFLIFYFVFFHRSTKHIGQGILLKTPVIHQLIKQAELSRLGYMMGALLEAGISVIEALLSLEKASVFRSYKKLYRLLRENMEEGISFGESFGKHKETKKLIPAPVQQLISSGEQSGNLSQIFFKIGESYEGKTEYTTKNMAALLEPIMLIIIWIGVVSVALAVVLPIYTLVGNMNTGISSPPKAKIVAHKTIPQTESQNIPQPIHASGEIQKNIIGTITPEKQTEPKEEKDNEDFSQEKSQNVLYSLGDFEYPALPRKENIKNIEVLSNIPALNVRSGPSTDFSVLTQIFPGNSYPVREESGQWQKITLPNNEEGWVLGTYTQESFQEIEEDVPDEKSEDTPALVRLQDNLQGLNIRSNPTQEATIIGTMLPEDRYEKIGEEEGWFHIHFEEETGWVLGSLVQETKE, encoded by the coding sequence TTGTCTCAAAAACATAAAAAGGAAGAAGATCAAAAACGAGGACTCAATATTTTTTCGCGAATTGGCATTGCGGAAGATCAGGAAAATCTTTTGGAAAATCTGAGTATGTTGGTGGAATCGGGTATGGATATACCGGAGACGCTTCGCTCAATCGCCACAGAAATGCGTACTCCTCAAATGAAACGCATGATGATGCAAGCAGAAGAGGATATTGAAAATGGTCTTCCTGTATGGAAAGCCCTAGAAGAAACAAATATTCTTCCACCACATATTATTGCCCTCCTCCGTATTGGAGAAGAATCTGGGCGACTCCCAAAAAATTTAAAAATGGTGGCACTCCAACAACAAAAGCAGAGGATGCTGCTCTCGAGAGTCCGGTCTTCACTCGCCTATCCCATGATTGTTTTGTTCCTCTCTCTTTTTATCGGAGTGGGAATTTCATGGTTTATTCTCCCAAGACTTTCAGTAGTTTTTTCTCAACTCAAAATTGATCTTCCATTCGTCACAAGTCTTTTTATCGGCTTTGGAACCTTCCTTGGAAAGTACGGGAATATTGCGATTCCAGCGTTCTTGCTCGTCTTTTTTCTCATTTTCTATTTTGTATTTTTTCATCGAAGCACCAAGCATATTGGCCAAGGAATTCTCCTAAAAACTCCTGTTATCCATCAACTTATTAAACAAGCCGAACTCTCGCGCCTCGGATACATGATGGGTGCACTGCTTGAAGCAGGCATATCGGTCATTGAAGCACTCCTCTCTCTCGAGAAGGCTTCTGTTTTTCGCTCCTATAAAAAACTCTATCGTCTTCTTCGGGAAAATATGGAAGAAGGTATTTCATTTGGAGAAAGCTTTGGAAAGCATAAAGAAACAAAAAAACTAATTCCTGCCCCTGTTCAACAACTTATTAGTTCTGGAGAACAATCGGGAAATCTGTCGCAAATCTTCTTCAAAATCGGAGAGTCGTATGAAGGAAAAACAGAGTACACCACAAAAAATATGGCGGCGCTTCTGGAGCCGATTATGCTCATTATTATTTGGATTGGTGTTGTTTCTGTTGCCCTTGCTGTAGTACTTCCCATTTATACACTGGTTGGAAATATGAATACCGGCATTTCTTCACCACCAAAAGCAAAAATTGTTGCTCACAAAACCATTCCCCAAACAGAATCTCAAAATATTCCACAACCAATACACGCTTCTGGGGAAATACAAAAAAATATTATCGGAACAATTACGCCAGAAAAACAAACAGAACCTAAAGAAGAGAAGGATAATGAAGATTTTTCCCAAGAAAAGAGTCAGAATGTACTCTATTCTTTAGGGGATTTTGAATATCCGGCTTTGCCAAGGAAAGAGAATATAAAAAATATAGAAGTGCTTTCGAATATTCCGGCGCTCAATGTTCGAAGTGGTCCATCAACAGATTTTTCAGTTCTCACACAAATTTTTCCGGGAAATAGTTACCCCGTCCGTGAAGAATCAGGGCAATGGCAAAAAATTACACTTCCCAATAATGAAGAAGGTTGGGTGCTTGGCACATACACGCAGGAATCTTTTCAAGAAATTGAAGAAGACGTTCCTGATGAGAAGAGTGAAGATACTCCTGCCCTTGTAAGGCTCCAAGATAATCTGCAAGGACTCAATATTCGCTCAAATCCAACACAAGAGGCAACTATTATTGGAACCATGCTTCCAGAGGACCGATATGAAAAAATAGGAGAGGAAGAAGGGTGGTTTCACATTCATTTCGAAGAAGAAACCGGCTGGGTTTTGGGATCACTTGTGCAAGAAACAAAAGAATGA
- a CDS encoding response regulator, whose translation MTNTKKKKILVVEDEISYLKVYRLKLEKEGFEVLFAEDGEEALQKIKEKPDIILLDIILPKRDGFSVLEEIRKKKDFAHVPIVVASNLGQKEDQERAHKMGAQDYFVKANTSMADIVKIIKKHLSEK comes from the coding sequence ATGACGAACACCAAAAAAAAGAAGATTCTCGTTGTTGAAGATGAAATTTCATATCTCAAGGTATATCGCCTCAAGCTAGAAAAAGAGGGATTTGAAGTTCTTTTTGCAGAAGACGGAGAGGAGGCACTTCAAAAAATAAAAGAAAAACCGGACATCATTCTTCTTGATATTATTCTTCCAAAAAGAGATGGATTTTCTGTTCTTGAGGAAATACGAAAAAAAAAAGATTTTGCTCATGTACCAATTGTTGTGGCATCAAACTTGGGACAAAAAGAAGACCAAGAGCGCGCCCACAAAATGGGGGCGCAAGATTATTTCGTCAAGGCGAATACGAGCATGGCAGACATCGTAAAAATAATAAAGAAGCACCTTTCTGAAAAATAA
- a CDS encoding type II/IV secretion system protein gives MYIAFIILEKWQKENCPFLKYFCLFCFSTQEIWKKKEKEYNMVESIKKQSMTKTKKEIDILLESGYLLEEDAKKILKKAEILHVSPLQILVTDGILSRVLMGQAIAEYYKIPYANLSANSSEKEEDIFHIPERTATSLRVVFVSEKNETVHVATDTPVIENISQKISEFFPKKNIEVLYALPEEIDMALVQYRKPLKTRFSQIITKKIRIAPEILQEILEDALIYQASDIHLEPKEDGTLIRFRIDGILKEAGNIPKEHYGNLINHIKVQSRLRIDEHNTTQDGAMRYDFSGGNIDIRISIAPTIGGEKVTMRLLTNYVQSLQLAEIGLSRENQKFFEEASQKPFGMILVTGPTGAGKTTTLYSLLQIISNPGVNITTIEDPVEYHLPGLNQIQVNTERNITFSKGLRSIVRQDPDIILVGEIRDEETAEIAVNAALTGHLLLSTFHANDAATAIPRLLEMGVEPFLLASTLELIGAQRLIRKICPHCRYSIPLDAEEMKDIRKRFEDYLPKEAGVLYRAKGCVACHHTGYKGRTGIFECIPVSQELQDLILQHPSSKQIWALARKKGAITLFEDGMLKVRQGITTLEELLRVASPPEL, from the coding sequence TTGTATATTGCTTTTATTATACTTGAAAAATGGCAAAAAGAAAACTGTCCTTTTCTCAAATATTTCTGTCTCTTCTGTTTTTCTACTCAAGAAATATGGAAAAAGAAAGAAAAAGAGTATAATATGGTGGAAAGTATAAAAAAACAAAGCATGACAAAAACCAAAAAGGAAATTGATATTCTTCTCGAATCAGGATACCTATTAGAAGAGGATGCCAAAAAAATCCTCAAAAAAGCTGAGATACTTCATGTTTCTCCGCTTCAAATTCTGGTGACGGACGGAATACTCTCGCGAGTGTTGATGGGGCAAGCTATTGCGGAATATTACAAAATTCCTTACGCGAACCTCTCTGCAAATTCCTCCGAAAAGGAAGAAGATATATTTCACATTCCAGAACGAACTGCCACAAGCCTTAGAGTTGTTTTTGTTTCGGAAAAAAACGAAACCGTTCACGTTGCCACCGATACACCAGTTATCGAAAATATTTCCCAAAAAATATCTGAGTTCTTTCCCAAGAAAAATATTGAGGTGCTCTATGCTCTTCCCGAAGAAATAGACATGGCGCTCGTTCAATATCGAAAACCACTAAAAACAAGATTCTCGCAGATTATCACAAAAAAAATACGAATTGCACCGGAAATACTTCAAGAAATTCTAGAAGATGCGCTTATATATCAAGCATCCGATATACATCTAGAGCCAAAAGAGGACGGAACTCTTATTCGATTTCGTATTGATGGAATTCTAAAGGAAGCCGGAAATATTCCAAAAGAACACTATGGAAACCTTATTAATCATATTAAAGTTCAATCTCGACTGAGGATTGATGAACATAACACAACACAAGATGGTGCTATGCGCTACGATTTTTCAGGGGGAAATATTGATATTCGCATTTCCATTGCTCCTACTATTGGCGGAGAAAAAGTGACTATGCGTCTCCTTACAAATTATGTACAAAGTCTTCAACTTGCAGAAATTGGTCTCTCTCGGGAAAATCAGAAGTTTTTTGAAGAAGCATCTCAGAAGCCATTCGGAATGATTCTTGTCACCGGTCCCACCGGTGCTGGAAAAACCACAACACTCTACTCACTACTACAAATTATTAGTAATCCGGGAGTCAACATTACGACCATTGAAGATCCAGTAGAATATCATCTTCCCGGACTCAATCAGATTCAGGTAAATACAGAAAGGAATATTACATTTAGCAAAGGACTTCGATCTATTGTTCGACAAGATCCCGATATTATTCTTGTTGGAGAAATTCGAGATGAAGAAACAGCAGAAATTGCCGTAAATGCTGCACTTACCGGACATCTTCTCCTCTCAACTTTTCACGCAAACGATGCCGCCACTGCTATTCCACGCCTCTTGGAAATGGGGGTCGAGCCTTTTCTCCTTGCTTCCACTCTTGAACTTATTGGCGCACAACGCCTCATCCGAAAGATATGTCCTCACTGTCGATATAGTATTCCTCTCGATGCAGAAGAGATGAAGGACATACGAAAACGGTTTGAAGATTACCTTCCCAAAGAAGCAGGAGTCCTCTACAGAGCCAAGGGATGCGTTGCCTGTCATCACACCGGATACAAAGGAAGAACCGGAATATTTGAGTGCATTCCGGTGAGTCAAGAACTTCAAGATCTTATTTTGCAACATCCCTCAAGCAAACAAATTTGGGCACTTGCCCGAAAAAAAGGTGCCATCACACTCTTTGAGGATGGCATGCTAAAAGTACGTCAAGGAATCACTACTCTTGAAGAGCTTCTTCGTGTTGCCTCTCCACCAGAGTTATGA
- a CDS encoding type II secretion system protein, whose amino-acid sequence MKHFAKYNSGFTLLEILLVVALFTALAGVSLPVSLAFLQKSSLDVTAQNTVQTLRRARTLAQSSAHDMSWGVYAEGGQIILFGGDSYATRNTSFDETLPIPELISVSGQQETVFEKFSGKPKNAGTLSFQALNDTLPITIGANGLLFY is encoded by the coding sequence ATGAAGCACTTTGCTAAATACAACAGTGGTTTTACTCTCCTCGAGATTCTCCTCGTGGTAGCACTCTTTACCGCACTTGCAGGAGTCTCGCTCCCTGTTTCTCTCGCTTTTCTTCAGAAAAGCAGTCTTGATGTTACTGCACAAAATACCGTGCAAACTCTTCGACGAGCACGAACACTCGCTCAATCTTCTGCACACGACATGAGTTGGGGTGTCTACGCAGAAGGTGGACAGATAATACTTTTTGGAGGAGATTCGTACGCCACACGCAATACCTCTTTTGACGAGACCCTTCCTATTCCTGAGCTCATCTCTGTTTCTGGACAACAAGAAACTGTTTTCGAAAAATTCTCAGGAAAACCAAAAAATGCAGGAACGCTTTCCTTTCAGGCGCTTAATGATACGCTTCCCATCACCATCGGAGCGAACGGGCTTCTTTTTTACTAA
- the rplP gene encoding 50S ribosomal protein L16 produces the protein MLIPKKLKYRKVHRGRGTLRGVAQTGFELAFGSYGLKAIGRGEITSRQIESARRAINRYVKRTGKLWIRIFPHKPVTQKAAEVPMGSGKGSVEFYVFPTLPGKVIFEMEGVTESIAREAFRLASYKLPLKTKFVKKEF, from the coding sequence GTGCTCATTCCGAAAAAGCTAAAATATCGAAAAGTTCACAGAGGACGCGGAACCCTTCGAGGGGTGGCGCAAACTGGTTTTGAACTTGCGTTTGGAAGTTACGGACTCAAGGCAATTGGTCGAGGGGAAATTACAAGTCGCCAAATAGAATCAGCTCGAAGAGCTATTAACCGATACGTGAAACGCACAGGAAAGCTTTGGATACGTATTTTCCCACACAAGCCTGTTACTCAAAAGGCCGCAGAAGTTCCGATGGGATCGGGAAAAGGATCTGTGGAGTTCTATGTATTTCCTACTCTTCCTGGAAAAGTTATCTTCGAAATGGAAGGGGTTACAGAGAGCATTGCCAGAGAGGCATTTCGCCTTGCTTCCTATAAGCTTCCTCTGAAGACAAAATTTGTGAAAAAAGAATTCTAA